In Solanum pennellii chromosome 3, SPENNV200, a single window of DNA contains:
- the LOC107012701 gene encoding non-specific lipid-transfer protein 2-like: MKTASKLAVLTVLVLLLAEAHISVAVTCSAIQLSPCLSAITSKSAPSKLCCSRIRQQKPCLCTYLKNPTLRNYVNSPGAKKVANTCGVPYPKC; the protein is encoded by the coding sequence ATGAAGACAGCATCAAAGCTTGCAGTACTCACAGTTCTAGTTCTGCTTCTTGCTGAAGCACATATCTCTGTAGCTGTAACGTGCAGCGCGATTCAGCTGAGCCCTTGCCTTAGCGCGATCACATCAAAGTCAGCACCATCTAAACTCTGCTGCAGCAGGATCAGGCAACAAAAGCCTTGTCTCTGCACTTATCTCAAGAACCCAACTTTAAGGAACTATGTCAACTCCCCTGGTGCTAAGAAAGTCGCTAATACTTGTGGTGTTCCCTACCCCAAGTGTTAA
- the LOC107012084 gene encoding kinesin-like protein NACK1, which translates to MTVRTPGTPASKIERTPATTPSGHRAKEEKIVVTVRLRPLNKRELSAKDHAAWECIDDHTIIYRSLPQERAAQPASFTFDKVFGPDSITEAVYEEGVKNVALSSLMGINATIFAYGQTSSGKTYTMRGITEKAVNDIYSHIMSTPEREFRIRISGLEIYNENVRDLLNSESGRNLKLLDDPEKGTVVEKLVEETASNDQHLRHLISICEAQRQVGETALNDTSSRSHQIIRLTIESTLRESSDCVRSYVASLNFVDLAGSERASQTNADGARLREGCHINLSLMTLTTVIRKLSVGKRSGHVPYRDSKLTRILQHSLGGNARTAIICTLSPASSHVEQSRNTLFFATRAKEVTNNAQVNMVVSDKQLVKHLQKEVARLEAELRTPEPANEKDWKIQQMEMEIEDLKRQRDLAQSQVDELRRKLQEEQGLKPSESVSPIVKKCLSFSGTLSPNLEEKAPVVGERTRNTMGRQSMRQSLAAPFTLMHEIRKLEHLQEQLGDEANRALEVLQKEVACHRLGNQDAAETIAKLQAEIREMRSVPPVLRKEVEVGNVVAVNKSVSANLKDEIARLHSQGSTIADLEEQLENVQKSLDKLVMSLPSNNDQQSNNDTTQKAKHPSKKKKLLPLASSNSINRQNFLKSPCSPLSTARQVLDCEIENRAPELDDLSCEIQPMHENETPTKSDGGDISSKEGTPYRRSSSVNMRKMQKMFQEAAEENVRNIRSYVTELKERVAKLQYQKQLLVCQVLELEANEAAGYNLEDDENIHQIPEESPVSWQITFKEQRQQIIDLWDVCYVSIIHRSQFYLLFKGDPADEIYLEVELRRLTWLQQHLAELGNATPARVGNEPTVSLSSSIRAIKREREFLAKRLTTRLTAEERDYLYIKWEVPLEGKQRRMQFINKLWTNPHDEKHVKESAEIVAKLVGFCEGGNMSREMFELNFVLPSDRRPWFAGWNQISDLLHI; encoded by the exons ATGACGGTTAGAACTCCTGGTACTCCAGCTTCAAAGATAGAAAGGACTCCAGCAACCACACCTAGTGGACATCGAGCTAAAGAGGAGAAAATCGTTGTAACAGTAAGATTAAGGCCTTTGAACAAAAGGGAGCTTTCAGCCAAGGACCATGCTGCATGGGAATGCATTGATGATCACACAATTATTTATAGATCACTGCCTCAGGAACGTGCTGCTCAACCCGCTTCGTTCACATTTG ATAAAGTCTTCGGTCCAGATAGTATAACTGAAGCCGTGTATGAGGAAGGAGTAAAGAATGTGGCTTTATCCTCTTTGATGGGAATAAATG CAACCATATTTGCATATGGACAAACCAGCAGTGGGAAGACTTACACAATGCGAGGAATTACTGAGAAAGCTGTCAACGACATATATTCCCATATAATGAGT ACCCCAGAAAGAGAATTCAGAATAAGAATATCTGGACTGGAGATCTACAATGAAAATGTCAGGGACCTATTGAATTCTGAATCTGGTCGAAATCTCAAGCTTCTTGATGATCCAGAG AAAGGAACTGTCGTTGAGAAGTTGGTGGAAGAAACAGCAAGCAATGACCAGCATTTGAGGCATTTAATTAGTATCTGCGAGG CTCAGAGGCAAGTCGGCGAAACAGCCTTAAACGATACAAGCTCACGATCCCACCAGATAATAAGACTG ACAATAGAAAGCACTCTTCGTGAAAGTTCTGATTGCGTGAGGTCTTATGTAGCAAGCTTG AACTTTGTTGATTTGGCTGGGAGCGAAAGAGCCTCACAGACGAATGCAGATGGTGCCAGGCTTAGGGAAGGCTGCCATATAAATCTCAGTTTGATGACTCTTACAACCGTTATTAGAAAGCTCAG TGTGGGCAAAAGAAGTGGTCATGTACCCTACCGGGACTCGAAACTGACAAGAATATTGCAACATTCACTTGGTGGCAATGCCCGTACTGCTATAATATGCACGCTTAGCCCTGCATCTAGTCACGTCGAACAATCTCGCAACACTCTCTTTTTTGCTACCCGAGCAAAGGAAGTCACAAACAATGCACAAGTGAACATG GTTGTTTCCGACAAACAGCTTGTCAAGCATTTGCAGAAGGAAGTAGCCAGATTGGAAGCAGAGCTGCGCACCCCAGAGCCAGCTAATGAGAAAGATTGGAAAATTCAACAG ATGGAAATGGAAATCGAGGATCTGAAGCGTCAAAGAGATCTTGCACAGTCACAAGTAGACGAGTTACGCAGAAAGCTTCAGGAGGAACAG GGACTGAAACCATCTGAATCTGTTAGTCCAATTGTGAAGAAATGTCTCTCATTCTCTGGCACATTATCTCCAAACCTCGAAGAAAAAGCACCTGTCGTTGGTGAAAGAACAAGAAACACAATGGGAAGGCAGTCAATGAGGCAATCTTTGGCTGCCCCTTTTACACTTATGCATGAAATTCGCAAACTCGAACATCTCCAGGAGCAGCTCGGAGATGAAGCAAATCGAGCATTGGAAGTACTGCAAAAGGAAGTTGCATGTCATAGGTTAGGTAACCAGGATGCTGCAGAAACTATTGCCAAATTGCAAGCAGAGATCAGAGAAATGCGTTCAGTACCGCCAGTCCTCCGCAAGGAAGTTGAAGTTGGAAATGTCGTTGCTGTCAATAAGAGTGTCAGTGCCAACCTGAAGGACGAGATAGCCAGACTTCACTCACAAGGAAGCACAATTGCTGATCTTGAAGAACAGCTAGAAAATGTCCAGAAATCATTGGACAAACTGGTTATGTCTCTTCCAAGCAATAATGATCAACAGTCAAACAATGACACCACACAGAAGGCAAAGCATCcatcaaaaaagaagaagttgcTCCCATTGGCCTCGAGCAACAGTATCAACAggcaaaatttcttgaaatctcCTTGTTCTCCTCTGTCAACTGCACGACAAGTACTGGATTGTGAGATTGAAAATCGAGCTCCAGAGTTGGATGATTTGTCCTGTGAAATTCAGCCGATGCATGAAAATGAGACTCCTACAAAAAGTGACGGAGGAGATATTTCATCAAAGGAAGGCACTCCATATCGCCGTTCCAGTTCTGTAAACATGAGAAAGATGCAGAAGATGTTTCAGGAGGCAGCAGAAGAGAACGTCAGAAACATAAGATCGTATGTAACAGAACTTAAAGAACGGGTGGCCAAACTTCAATACCAAAAGCAGCTCCTTGTATGCCAG GTGCTTGAGCTGGAAGCAAATGAAGCGGCTGGATACAATTTAGAAGATGACGAAAATATTCATCAGATACCAGAAGAGTCCCCAGTTTCATGGCAAATCACATTTAAGGAACAGAGGCAGCAAATTATTGACTTGTGGGATGTTTGCTATGTCTCCATTATTCACAGGTCACAGTTTTATCTGTTATTCAAGGGAGACCCTGCGGATGAAATATATCTGGAAGTTGAACTCAGGCGCTTGACATGGTTACAACAGCATCTGGCAGAGCTTGGAAATGCAACCCCGGCCCGTGTTGGAAATGAGCCAACAGTCTCTTTGTCATCAAG CATTAGAGCTATAAAGAGGGAAAGGGAATTCCTTGCCAAGAGATTGACAACTCGACTGACAGCTGAAGAAAGAGATTATCTGTACATAAAATGGGAAGTTCCTTTGGAGGGAAAACAGAGAAGAATGCAATTTATTAACAAGCTTTGGACAAATCCGCATGACGAAAAGCACGTAAAAGAGAGTGCTGAGATAGTGGCAAAGCTCGTAGGTTTCTGCGAAGGAGGTAACATGTCAAGAGAGATGTTTGAGCTTAACTTTGTCCTTCCATCAGATAGGAGGCCATGGTTTGCTGGCTGGAACCAAATCTCCGACCTTCTCCATATCTGA